One Salminus brasiliensis chromosome 5, fSalBra1.hap2, whole genome shotgun sequence DNA segment encodes these proteins:
- the stub1 gene encoding E3 ubiquitin-protein ligase CHIP isoform X2 has product MQAGSPEKSSSSAQELKEQGNRLFLCRKYQEAAACYSKAINRNPSVAVYYTNRALCYVKLQQYDKALADCKHALELDSQSVKAHFFLGQCHLELENYEEAIGNLQRAYNLAKEQRLNFGDDIPSALRIAKKKRWNSLEEKRISQENELHAYLTKLILAEREREMEDYREKQVDDNQIDSEIGKIKSKHEKYLTDMDELFAQVDEKRKKREIPDYLCGKISFELMREPCITPSGITYDRKDIEEHLQRVGHFDPVTRSPLTQDQLIPNLAMKEVIDAFIQENGWVEDY; this is encoded by the exons CTCTGCCGCAAGTACCAGGAGGCCGCGGCCTGCTACAGCAAAGCCATC AACCGGAACCCCTCAGTAGCAGTCTACTACACTAATCGGGCGTTGTGCTACGTGAAGCTACAGCAGTATGATAAGGCATTGGCTGACTGCAAACACGCCCTAGAGCTTGACAGCCAATCAGTGAAGGCGCACTTCTTCCTGGGGCAGTGTCACCTGGAGCTGGAGAATTATGAAGAGGCTATCGGCAACTTGCAAAGAG CGTATAATCTGGCGAAAGAGCAGCGTCTGAATTTTGGCGATGACATTCCGAGCGCACTGCGCATCGCAAAGAAAAAACGCTGGAACAGCCTGGAGGAGAAACGCATCAGCCAGGAAAACGAGCTGCACGCCTATCTCACCAAACTCATCCTGGCTGAGCGGGAGAG ggaaatGGAGGACTATAGAGAGAAACAGGTGGATGACAATCAGATCGACAGTGAAATCGGCAAGATCAAATCTAAACAC GAAAAATATCTCACAGACATGGACGAGCTCTTTGCCCAAGTGGATGAAAAAAGAAag aagcgGGAGATCCCGGATTATCTATGTGGAAAGATAAGCTTTGAACTGATGAGAGAGCCTTGCATCACACCCAGTGGCATCACCTACGACCGCAAAGACATTGAGGAGCATCTACAG cgtGTGGGACATTTTGACCCAGTGACCCGTAGTCCCCTGACCCAGGATCAGCTGATCCCTAATCTGGCCATGAAGGAGGTCATCGATGCCTTCATCCAGGAGAACGGCTGGGTGGAGGACTACTGA